Part of the Quercus robur chromosome 5, dhQueRobu3.1, whole genome shotgun sequence genome, CGTTAATCAAAGCAAATAGTCGTCTGCCGCGTATAACACGGTTTAGTTTAAAGGTTTTGTTTGTATCCATAGACATTGGGTTCATAACTTAAATTTGCATTAGTTTAAAGATAACATTAACAACAATTTAGCTTGAAATCTGTGAAGAGATTTTCATTTCACACTCTGTTTACACTTAGATTTGATCTCACTCAAACAAAGCATAGTTTAATCGGATGTATTTGAAAGAAAGCAGCCAAATCCAATGAATCAGATGTAAAACAATCCCAAGGACATAAACAAACGTCTAGTAAATTTAATAACATGGTAATCTCCTCAGTTGAGAGAAGGATGAAAAAGACACTAGCATTGAGTGAGCAAGTAAATTGAGTTGAAGCCATTTCCTATTTACTTCACAGGAACTGACCAAGTGCATGGCTTGCCAGATAGAGAAATTTTGATTATGGGTCTTAACCCTTAACTCTGAGCAAGAATGTCAACATACAAACATTGGGTGCAAATTTTGGGCCAATTGAGCACCTTTGAAAGCAATAAATCCCGATTCCTAAACAAGTTCTTAGCTAAAAATTTcagactaaaccaaaaaaaaaaaaaaaaaaaatcggaaGTAAAAACGAAACACATCTGGCCTATCTCCTACTGTAGGCATCtgaaaaaattttacataaatcATAGTGTACATAAAAACAGATGCAGCGAAACAAACCAGCCGCATCCCACGCAGATTAAAACCCTAGGTGGAACAGCATCCAGCTCTCTTCACAGCAGAAACATCTTTACTGACATCTATTTTCTCTCCTTTGGAAGGAACAGCTGATGCAGCTGCATCATCTCCAGTCTCCATGGCCTTCTTGCTCACTATATGGTAGATCTGAGTAAGAACTTCTGCAAAAGCATTATCCACATTAGTTGCTTCCAGAGCAGAAGTTTCCATGAAGAAAAGGGACTCCCTCTCGGCAAAGGATTTCCCATCCTCAGTTGAGACTGCCACAAGGTGACGAAGATCTGATTTGTTACCAATGAGCATGACCACAATGTTTGGATCTGTGTGATCCCTCAACTCCCTTAACCACCTTTCAACATTTTCAAATGTGGAATGCCGAGTGACATCATACACAAGCAGTGCACCAACGGCCCCACGGTAGTAAGCACTAGTTATGGCCCGGTACCTACAAACTCAACAAACAAGGTCAAATTATGAAAAAGTCTTGGGCAGACAAAAAGGCAATATCCAATAGGTGTAAAAACCTCAAAGCTTAGGAATATAACTTAATTgcattaaaacaaagaaatatccAAAGAACGATGCTTAAAACACAAAGAGAATCATCATATATCTAATTAACTGGTACATTAATTCACCATCCAACTTTCATTTTAAAGCATTCACTATCATCCTGATAGCAGCGCAGGAATTTAAATTTGCCAACACACTATCTAGAGTTGTGTAGTGAATTCAGACATAAAAACATCCAATtccataaagaaaataaattgattggATCTATTTCATAATGCTACCATCCAAAACACAAGTCTAGggacaacatttttcacaacttttttcataCAATACATGGCCTGTTTTTATGCATGATAAAAGTGGTATCAGTGGTGGACCCAAGTAATAGTAATATTGCTTCCATCACAATAGGACATGTCAGCAGTTGTGGAAAAATGTTGTGTCCTTAGCATTATTCTATCCAAAATAATATCCCTTTGATACATGCGAGAAGCTTTCCTAACTGCCTCACTGTCACAAATATACATGGTACCTAGCCAGCAATATGTCAAACTGACCAGGggcctttttttccctttcgTCTTGCAATGCAGAACAGAAACCTAGTGTATTGCAGTGCAGAACACAACAGACACTGAacagtttttgttgtttgtttcgCTACACACCAAATTCTTTgattcaattctttatttttgagGTTTGTGTTCATCGGTTTTTTTTGTAGCACTTTTTGTTGAGGTAGTCTTTGGAGCTAAGGAAATGTTAGCATACTATACTGTCTTTGTTAGTGctaattaggttttaatttgagtttttcacatgtgaaatatatttttctatcaCTTCTTCCATTGTCCTGCTAGTATGCTGAAATATGCAAAAGTTATGGAACTCTACTACATCACTCTGCCACAAATAAGGCAGAAACAATACAGAAGTCAATAGTACCATCCTTTGTGGCACTACGCATACAGGCTCAAATCCAAAAGCCCAACCCAGCGAGCTAACATTACCTCTATCAAGCACACAACCACTGATTTTCTATCAAATTTCACATTCTCCACAATGTAATAGTATagtaccttttctttttttgctaacTGTCAAAATTAACTTCTCCCTTCTCTCAGAGGACTGTGGGGGCAAAATCAATTGAAATGAGACTCCGATCTGCCCACAGACACTTTCTTGGAACAAATTGGTAGACACTTgatgtaataactaataactatATGGACAGATATAGCAAGCATGCAATATATATGAACATTTCAACCGAGAAATTTGCATTTTCAACCGAGAAATTTGCATGCATCCCAACAGGTACCAGCAAAAGTTAATGCTCTATCATATCTCATTCTTTCTCATGTAGGATATATATGCAGGTGATACTCTTACCTATGTTATCAACATCTAATAGGCCTGACACCAACAAGCTGCAACAAAGTAATCCAGAGAACACATTAGAGATTGTCCATCTAATATAAGACCTAGGTTGTTCTTATTGGTATATTGCACACACCCAATGGGTTTTGAATCCACCAGCTAACCATCCACCAATTCTTGTAGGAGGAAGAAGTGCCATTTGAACTAGAGATCATTGGCCATAGAAGGTATTTAAAGTGCTGAAAACATTTGTTCAAATTTTTCCCAAATACAGATTTTTCTTCCTAGACTCCTAGTTTATCTATTACTTGAATTTTCAATAGTGTCTAAAGGAAGCATAACAAGGAGGAGAGAAAGAAGGATTGACACTTATTGAACTAGACTACAGAAGGCTTATGCCTAA contains:
- the LOC126726273 gene encoding ras-related protein RABA1d: MAGYRAEDDYDYLFKVVLIGDSGVGKSNLLSRFTRNEFSLESKSTIGVEFATRSLNVDSKVIKAQIWDTAGQERYRAITSAYYRGAVGALLVYDVTRHSTFENVERWLRELRDHTDPNIVVMLIGNKSDLRHLVAVSTEDGKSFAERESLFFMETSALEATNVDNAFAEVLTQIYHIVSKKAMETGDDAAASAVPSKGEKIDVSKDVSAVKRAGCCST